Genomic segment of Arachis stenosperma cultivar V10309 chromosome 4, arast.V10309.gnm1.PFL2, whole genome shotgun sequence:
ttatgCTGCTCCTTTGGTATCACAGTTTCAGCAGACATGAAGAAAATCATGGTAATATATTGTTGCAAAGAAAAGCATGTTATCTAACATTACAAATTATGGTATCAACTACATTAAAAGAGTCCTAAAACAAGTTTGTCGAGTGATGATAATGCCTTCCTCACTAAACTGCCCATTCATGCTTAGGTGCTTGAGTTTACAGATTTTTCCTGGCAGAAAGAAACATTAAAATTGATTAGTCCAAATGGAACGACGAAATACACAAGTTAAACTCAATCTCGCTCAGTATGTTTTTCAACCATGGAGATCAAGGTGTGCTTGTATTATCTCCCCCCGctgcccaaaaaaaaaaaaacacaaaaacatcCCAACAAAAAAAAGTTGAACATTTATTTGgacaaattttcaaaatagtAATTTGTTTTCAGCTAAGCTGAAACAAAAGCCTTTCATTTCCGAAAAATCATTAAGCTTTCCCAATTATATAAAAGGTCTGagatgtaaaatatttttttccaaaaGCCGAAACAATTAAACAAATGCACTTAATCCTTCAAAAAGAAGTTGTATACAACATTCAATATAGGCCAAACCGCCAAAGAACATAGGAGAGTAACTATGTCAGATCATTTGATTACCTTAAtgcaaatataaatataatggACATCGAGATTCCGTCCCAGCGCCTCCTCCACAGAGCTTCCATCATTATTGAGTGGAACAGGTTTGGTTAGCTCCCATATTGGTTCAGATTTCTCTTCCGATGCAAGTTTCTCTGCATATATAGTGACAGCCGTCATTGACACAGGTTTAGTTAATCGTCATTCTCCAAATCTTGATGCACGAGGCTAAAGTTACATTTACATAATCAAATAGTAGCAAATTAGCGATTCAttacataaaatataaataggATGCCTTTTTAAGGGGAAAACATTTGTTACAAGTTACAACATATCAAGAGTAAGAGAGTAAGTATTTCCTCAGTAATTCACAACGATTGCTTATATGCAGATCAGGTTTAATGCAACTTATAAGTTATTCCCATCGTTGCCTTTTTATTTATCACACTTTTTGGCACTTCCTTGGATTAATGTATCTGGAAATATCATTCAGGAAACTCTAAATTACCAAAGGTAAATGATAAAACTGTGAAATAGGAAAACTAGAAGCCTAGGGACGCAGATATAGAACAATATTGTGATAGGTTCATATAACAAGGAATAGAAAATGATATGGACATTAGAATTTAAACCAACCTATTACATGGAGTTTTATTGTCCATGAGCATGATTCCCTTAACAAACGTAGGCGATATAGTGGAGCGCCATATGTTACCTGCAATTTTTACAAGGAGTCAATGCCAATGCCAAGACAGATTTCATCTATTGCAAATCTGACGCAGATTGACATTAACAGAAAGAGGTGGCGTTTACCAGAACATAAACTCCTTTTTCCTTGAGGACCCTATAGTGTGTCATCAACTGCTTCAATAATGGTGAACAgatcaagaataaaaaaatactaaaaataatgcaaaaGTTGCAAAGAACTATAGACTTTTGTTCATGGTTTCATTATACCTCCACACTTCCCCAAGCATCTTGGTAGCATTTTGTCTTGAATTATTCCCACACTGCAAACAAAAATATGCAAGAAGCATATCATAACTCTAATGCTGCATTTAGTAAGTgttctaattctaaaaaaaatagatagcaagacaaaaaaaaaaggttgtATCTCTATCGTTATCCCCAACTTTTAAGGAGGAAGAAAATTTGGCATGTCTTGTTCCAAGAGAGAAACATTTGCCTTTTACTTATATCTCTTTCTCTAAACAAGTTTGCGTTTCTATATTTGAGATGGCCAGATAAACgataaaaaatatttgggagataataaaaaatcagctcaaaattactttgttttgtattttttaattattgtttatcttattttgtattttttaattactgttagaataattaaataatattaaatacaaTAAGTGTGTAATTATGAATGTTACatacataaaaattataaatgatGAATTAATTAAGGTAACTTTAGTTATTGTCTACTTAAAATTATCACTAGATGAGACCTAACTAACACATGTGCATTTCAATGAGCATCATCACTCACCAAGATAGAGTCAAGAGTCCCTGaacaaccaaaaaaaaaaaaaaagcatcagattcattttcaattacaataaaattGAAAGGAGTCGGAgcatgcaaaaaaaaaaagggtaacATTACCTTTGTCAATAACTGCACCAAAAGACTCTGATTCAAAAGCACTCATGTCTCTCACATCCATTTTCATATCTGTGCAAATTATTAAGAATAATTCACCTGATTATTTATCCAAAACAAAAACCATAACCATAATATATCAAATATCAAAGCAATCAATCATAGAGAGAGAAGGATAATACATTTCAAGTGTGGACGATCCTTGTATTTGTTCTGCATAGCTTCAATCACCACAGAAGATATATCAACGTTAACAACATCACTGTAACCATCATCAACCATGCCTTCACTGAAAGCTGCAAACCAACAACACCTCCaaataatcataaaaatgaCATTTTGATTGAATCGAAACAAATGAGAGGTATGAGATCTAAAGAAGAACATGCCTGAGTTGCCGCAACCAACAACGAGGGTGGAGTGGTGGCGAGGGACATAGAGGTTGATGATTGGGGCCAAAGTTAGGTATTTTTGGTACCAATCGAAGGGTCCAGGTTCGTTGGAGTATCGGTTGTCCCAATACCAGGGTTCACCATAGGCTTGTGTGCTTGTCgtcattaatttaattaattcaaaataaaaatactctCTTACTTGTGATTGATTCCagagaaagaggaggaggaagaagaagaagaagaagaagaagagtgtGTGTTAGTTATGCAGAGATGATTAACGATGATGGAATTGGTTTTTGGTCGAAATGGAAGAAGGGGACAATTGAATAGTGAATAGATGATGGAAGAGGAAAGAAGCATCTCAATAACATGACGTGTCCTCAGACAAAAGAGGACAATGCTATTGCTACCATTAATACATTGTGCATGATTGCAAAGCATTGGATCGGGGTTGGGGACCTAATTCATTCAAATTTTTTGCTAATTAATTGTTTTGGCCTAAGGTGGGTTCAAAGATTTGTTTCTGGGTAGAACAAATTTATAAGAAATTTTTAGTttacaatttatattttattaggtaAATAGGgtttattgttattttaaaaagatacaaaaatctctaaaatattttgaaagagTTCGctattaatttagtatttaaaatattcataatttttgagaaattattttatgaataatttaaaaatatgacaaaaaaattaatttatccactttactcaaattaaataaatatttaaaaaatacataaaaaattgagtaaaatttaatttttagatttttttaaaaaaatttagtcattcacaaggaaattaaaaaaaatacttgacgtaaaattactaaattttatagatgaaaatatcttattttttaataatgtttgtaaAAACTTATATTAAAATCTGATATctaaaatttgttttttaaaatatatatttaaattaatttttaattttttgactTATTTATCatgattattttttgtgttatttctgttaacaatataaattttttagtattaattttaatagtttattattatattaggaaaaaattataaaggttttgtaaaaaatgaaataaaaaattaattaaattacgAATATTATATTGAtagatcaaattaaataaattaaaattgtaataatcagattgaaatttgaaattaattttatcttagtattaattttagataagaaataataaataataaataaataattattttttctgtGAATCACATGAGTACTGACTATTGAGTAGACATAAcccattattaaaataaataattttaaatgaattttttttatattattcaataaaaatagttttaaaaaataaaaatattatttatataataaaattaaaattaattatcaaaattaattataatacatttttatataaatatatataatttaatttatttttaatatataattatattaatggCTAATTTTAATGTTTTCTGCAGCAGGTATGTAAAAGAAAATATACCCGAAACATACAAGGGTGCTTAATgcgaaaagaaagaaaagaaggggTTTCACGATTTTAAAAAAAGAGGGCTTGGATTTCTATTTCCGAAAGAACTGCACTACTTGGTTTCCTTCTTCGTTGTCGTTTTGTCTCTAATCCCCTTTCActctcatttttcttcttctttcggCGGGTGCGTCTCATTCCCTCTATTTTGATATGCAGCACACTTGAGATCACCGGAACCACTCGACTGCTGTAGACGAAGGTGTGTATTAAAATTTTGACTCTGATTTCAATTCCATAGTTTAAGTACAATTGAATTATCATGTGATTTCAATTCCTTGTCTTATGTTGATTCCAAATTAGGGAACTCGTTTATGGAATTGAATTCCTGGGGTTTCCAAACGCCCTGTAGTATTTGAACGGGGAGCAACTTGAATTGCAATGTTAATCTTATATGTGATTTGTTGGGAGATGAAAGATGGTTACTTTTTTAGCTTCGTTATTTACCACTGCTTTCTGCTTTCTTCAGGTTCTCTAGTGATTTCAACTTTCCTGTTTTGGATACTGTCTCATAGACATACTTCTGAATGCCTTTGAGGTTCTCAACAATAAACTTTAGTGTTATTGCTTGTATAAAATGCTTTCCTGCTGGAGTGTGCAGTCCACGAAATCTGGCTCTGGCAATAACCAGAGTGCAAGCAATTTGAAACCTGAAGAGGAGGAtaaagaagaggaggaagacaTGGAGGAAGAAGACGAAGATGTGGATTTTAATCCTTTTCTAAAGGAAACCCCTTCACAAGAAGCATCTTCGAGTTTGAGCTCTGAGGTTGATGCTTTGGATGATAATGTTGTCAATAGTGAGCAATCTGTGGGCACAAAGTCGAAATCAAAGCTAACCACTAAAAAGGAGCAAGTTTGTGCTGCTGTTGATTCTGAGCATGCTGAGGGCATTCTTTTGCAGTCATCAGCTTTGATCTCTCAATCTGAGATGAATCATGGGAAGCACAATAACTTGATGTGTGCAACTGATTGCAACGATCCTACAATAGGAGAACTAAGTAACATTGCAAAATCCTTGACTCCAATAATAGATATAGATAGCGAGGATGCTATCTGTATGCGCACCCGAGCCCGTTATTCACTTGCAAGTTTCACTCTTGATGAGCTTGAGACATTTCTTCAAGAGACTGATGATGACGATGACCTTCAAAATGCTAATGATGAAGAAGAGTATAAAAAATTCCTTGCAGCTGTGTTACAAGGTGGTGATGCCGATGCTCTTTCGTCTCATGAAAATGAAAATCttgatgatgaagatgaggaTAACGATGCAGACTTTGAGATAGAGC
This window contains:
- the LOC130973378 gene encoding uncharacterized protein LOC130973378 translates to MTTSTQAYGEPWYWDNRYSNEPGPFDWYQKYLTLAPIINLYVPRHHSTLVVGCGNSAFSEGMVDDGYSDVVNVDISSVVIEAMQNKYKDRPHLKYMKMDVRDMSAFESESFGAVIDKGTLDSILCGNNSRQNATKMLGEVWRVLKEKGVYVLVTYGAPLYRLRLLRESCSWTIKLHVIEKLASEEKSEPIWELTKPVPLNNDGSSVEEALGRNLDVHYIYICIKEKSVNSST